GGGTTTCCAGCAGGCGGGCAAAAAGGAAGGGGGTTGGGGGGAAGAAATTTTTGTCCGCCTGCTCACCGCGCCGAAGGCGCGGCTGGGGCGAGAACGGCGCTACTCTCTTGCTCCGATCCAAACTAAACCAAAAATCCGCTGAACAGCGGATTTTTGGTTTGAGGGCTTGTGGAGCGGGAGACGGGAATCGAACCCGCATTAACAGATTGGAAATCTGGAGTTCTGCCATTGAACTACTCCCGCAGAGGACTTATTAGGCAAGGTAAACCATTTTTAAATGAGAATATGCCTCTAATTTAGCACAGATATTGTCAAAAGTAAATTTGCTATTGACAATATATCTTTGCGTGATACCGTGTACCTACACCTATGGTTAAGGTGTACATAAATCATTAACTACTTATTTTAAAAACATGACTACTCGCAAAGAAAGGGCTCTTATAAATTTTAAAAAAACCCAAGGGCTGATGTTAAAAATCATTAAAATGGTTGAAACAGACAAATACTGCATTGACATTATGCAACAAAACCTGGCAGCAGTAGGGCTTTTGAGGTCAGCCCATCAAATGTTGATGGAAAATCATCTCAATACTTGTTTCAAAATGGCAATGGGAACAAAAAACGAAAAAATGAAACAAGAAAAGGCCCAAGAAATTCTAAAAGTCACAAAACTATTTAACAAATAACTAAATCATATGAGCGAAAACATAAAAGAACATACTTATCATATAAAGGGCATGCATTGCGCTTCTTGCGAGATATTAATAGAGAAAAGATTATTGGAATTGGAAAATATAAAATCAATAGAGGCCTCGGCTGCCAAAAGTAGGGCGCTAATTGAGCATGAAGGAGAAAGGCCATCGCCCGCAAGATTGAATGAAATCTTTAGAACAGAGGGCTATATTTTTTCCGACCAACCAGAAAAAGAGATGAGCCGGTTTAAACCAAGGGAATTTTTCATTACACTATTTTGGGGGCTGTTAATTGTTGCTGTATTCATAGGGCTGAATAGATTCGGACTATCTGGGCTTATAAATGTTAGCTCAAAGTCGTCACTATTGGTGTTTTTAGTATTTGGATTTATGGCTGGGATTTCCAGTTGCGCAGCATTAGTTGGCGGAATAATTCTCTCTATGTCCAAACAATGGGGAGAATTATACTCAAATACTGACTCTTGGTGGAAGAAAATTCAACCACACTTAATTTTTAACGCTGGCAGGATTATTTCTTACAGCGTTTTGGGGGCTGTTTTGGGCGCAATTGGAAGCAGATTAAATTTTTCTTTGAGCTTTGGGTCAATCTTGGTTATGGCTGTTTCAATTATAATGATTTTTCTGGCCCTGCAGATGTTTGGCTTTAAGGCGTTTAGGAAATTTCAGTTTACAATGCCAAAATTCATTACAAGATTTATTGCTGACGAATCTCATTTCAAGGGTCGCTATATGCCATTTTTAATGGGCGCATTTACCTTTTTCCTGCCTTGCGGTTTTACAATAACAGCACAAGGGCTTGCCCTAATATCTAGCAGCGCAATTCAGGGTGGCTTGATTATGCTTTTATTTGCCATTGGCACATTGCCAATGCTCTTGATGATTGGCTTGTCCAGCGTTAAATTTTCTCAAAAACCCCATTTGTCTCATAGGTTTTTGAAAATAGCTGGAATCTTGGTTTTGTTCTTTGCTCTGTATAATATAAATTCACAATTAAATGTTTTGGGCATGCCCAGTTTTAGCGACTTGGGCGCCAATTCTAATCAACCAAGAGCTGTTGTAAAAGATAATGGGCCTCAAAAACAAGATGGATTAGCGCCTATTGTTGATGGTAAGCAAATCTTAAAAATGGATGCTTCTTCTCGCGGATATTCGCCAAGTTATTTTAAAGTAAGGGCTGGGATGCCAGCAAGATGGGAAATCACTGATAAAGGAACCAGTGGTTGTACAAATGCCATTATTTCAAAAAATTTATTTGACGGAGAGATTCCCCTAACCCCAGGCCAGACGAGCATTAAGGAATTTATTCCTGGAAAACCGGGTAAGTATAAGTTTAGTTGTTGGATGGGCATGGTTTCAGGAATTATAGAAGTTATTGACGATGGCAATGTAGTACCAGAATATAATTCTTTAAATAGCAATGGAGATTCATTTAACCCATCAGGAGCAGAGGGTTCGGGTGGAAGCTGCGGCTCAAGCGGAGCATGCAGTTGTGGAGGAGAATAAAAATATAAATTTAATTTTTATGAAGATGAATCAGAAAACGATTCTAAAAATATCTGGCATACGCTGCGCTTCTTGTGTGGCAAACATTGAAAACGCTTTAAAAAAAGAGGCAGGAATTAAATCTGCTAATGTTAATTTTGCTTCAGAGAAACTTTATGCAGAGTTTGACCCCATAGAGACAAGCATTGCTAGCATTCAAAAAACAATTGAAAAATTGGGGTACATGGCGATAGAAGAAGTCACAGAGCAAGAGACGCATGACCATCATAAAGATGTGAAAGCTCAAGAAATTAAAAAACTAAAAACACGGCTTATCTTTGCCCTGGTTTTTGGTTTCCCGATTATCTATATGGCAATGGGCGAAATGCTTGGATTGCCAATGCCAACAGTTTTTAAAAATTACAGCGCTATCATCCAATTTGTTTTGGCAACAGCCGTTATTGTTTCCTGTTTTAATATCTGGGCATCTGGCTTTAGAAAAATGTTGGGCTTGTCTCCGAATATGGATACACTAATTTTTCTTGGCACAGCTGTCGCTTATTTTTACAGTTTAGTTATTTCTATTTTGATATTTTTAGGAACAAAAATAGAAGCTAATCTTTACTATGAAAGTGCAGCCATGATTTTGGTTTTTATTTCTTTTGGCAAATATCTGGAAGCAATAACCAAGGGCAAGACAAGCGATGCGATTAAAAAGTTAATTGGGCTCCAACCAAAAGAAGCGACCACAATAATCGGTGATGAGGAAATTAAAATTCCTATTTTTGAAGTAAAAGTCGGTGATATTATTTTGGTAAGACCTGGTGAAAAAATTCCAGTTGACGGGATTGTTATTGATGGATATTCCGGCGTTGATGAAAAAGCGATTACAGGAGAAAGCATACCCGTGGAAAAGAAAAAAGGCGATGAAGTGATTGGCGCAACAATTAATAAAACCGGTGTTTTGAAATTCAGAGCAACCCGAGTAGGCAAAGACACTATGTTGGCTCAGATTATAGAAATAGTGGAACAGGCAATGGGGTCTAAGGCTCCAATCCAGCTTTTGGCCGATAAGGTCTCTTTTTATTTTGTTCCATTTGTGATTGGCATTGCTGTTTTATCTCTCTTAGTTTGGCTTCTATTGGGACAATCACTTGCTTTTGCTTTAACAGTTTTTGTAGCTGTCTTAATTATCGCCTGCCCTTGCGCGTTAGGTCTGGCAACGCCAACCGCTGTGATGATGGGCACTGGCTTGGCAGCCAAAAGCGGCATTTTGATTAAGAGCGGTAAGGCGTTGGAAATCGCTAAGAATGTAAATATTGTTATTTTTGACAAAACAGGAACGCTAACTCGCGGAGAGCCGAGTATTACTGATATTATCCAAGTTAAGAATGAGATTAGCGAAGATTCTATCTTACAAATTGCTGCATCAGTTGAAAAGAATTCCGAGCATCCCTTGGCACAGGCAATTATTAATAAAGCAAAAGAGAAAAATCTTGTCTTGAGCAAAGCAGAAGGGTTTCAAGCCATACCCGGCCATGGTGTTTCGGCCCAATTGTCTGGAATTAAAAAAATACTTTTTGGAACAAGAAAACTAATGACTGACAATCAAATTAATCCAGACAGGATAGAAGAAAAAATGGTCGTTTTAGAAGACCAAGGCAAAACAGCAATGATTTTAGCGCAAAATAAAGAGATTATTGGCATTATTGCAGTGGCTGACACTCTTAAGGACTATTCAAAACAAGCAGTTCAGATGCTTCACAAGATGGGCAAGGGGGTTGCAATGATTACGGGAGATAATAAAAGGGTCGGGCAAGCCATTGCCAAGCAAGTTGGCATAAATAGGGTTTTGTCAGAGGTTTTGCCGCAAGAAAAATCAGCTGAAATTAAGAAGATACAAAGCCAAGGGAATATTGTTGCAATGGTTGGAGATGGAATAAATGATGCTCCAGCTCTGGCGCAGGCGGATTTAGGCATTGCATTGGGGTCTGGCACAGATGTGGCTATGGAAACAGGAGAAATAGTTTTAATCAAAGATGATTTGAGAGATGTGATAACAGCGATTGATTTGAGTAAATACGCTTTAAGTAAAATTAAGCAGAATCTTTTCTGGGCATTCTTTTATAATATTGTCGGCATTCCTATTGCTGCTGGTATTTTATATCCTTTTACTGGTTGGCTTTTAAATCCAGCGATTGCCGCCGCTGCTATGGCGTTTTCATCGGTTAGTGTTGTTTCAAACTCTCTTTTGATGAAAGCGTACAAACCAAGAATCATTAAATAATCTAAACAACAATATCTATAAAGGCGGAATTTTTATCCGCCCGTTTTTTGTTGAGTTCGTGGCGATAGAACAACCAATCGCCTCTGAATTTGAAAAAAGTTTAATCTGGTCGGGGTGCCCGGACTCGAACCGGGACTAAATCCTCCCAAAGGATTCGTGCTACCATTGCACTACACCCCGCATATATGATGTTAAAGGAAAATCAGTGGATTGTGAAGGGGTTGCTTCTTGCTTTCTTTTAAATGTGTTAAAATATATCAATATATAAGCGTGCCTAATGGCCAAAAAATTTTTCCAATTCAATATTTTCGCACAGTGTAAGAGATATCAAATTCCTGCATGGCAATGCCCCGAGTTTTTATTTTTTATTATGGGCATAATAATCATCATCTCAAGTATCTCATTTTATGCGATAGGCGAAAGATATGTGTCAGACCCCAGAATAGTGGCGTTAATTGTAATGATAGTTTCCATGACCCTTCTTGTCATCGCTTTCACGATTACACGCAGTTTTGAGGACTTGGCTGAAGCAAATAGAATGAAGGCAGAGTTTGTTAATATCGTTTCCCACCAATTGAGAGCTCCATTGACCAATTTAAGGTGGGCAACCCAATTTCTTCTGTCAGAAGATTTTTCCACAGTGGCTAAAAAACTTTCTACTGGCAAAGAATCAGAATACTTTGATATTATAAAAGAAAATTCTTACAGGATGGAACAATTGATTGATGATTTGCTTACCATTACTCGCTTAAAAGATGGTAGAACCAACAGCAAGAGGACAAAATTTTCTTTAGCAGGCATTACCAAGGGCACTATGGAAGAATGCCGGGCAATTGCATCAGCGTCTAATCTGTCAATAGAATTGAATGAGGATAAAAATGCGCCTTTAGTTTTTTCCAGTTATCCATTGATAAAGATAGTAGTTGATAACCTTTTGGGCAATGCTATCAACTACAGCAATGGCGGCGGTAAAATAGCGATTAAAATTAAGTCATTGCCAAAAAAGGTCCAATTTGAGATAACAGATGAAGGCATTGGGATTCCTGCAGAGGACCGGAAATATATTTTTGAAAAATTTTTCCGAGCCAAAAATGCTGTTAAGGCCGAGGTCTATGGAACCGGATTAGGGCTTTTTATCGCGAAATTAATTATTGACCAAATGAAAGGAAGGATTTGGTTTAAATCACAACAAGACAAAGGCACAACCTTTTATTTCACGCTACCAATCAATTAATCACTAATCACTAATAACTAATCAATAATAATTAATTATTTCTACTATTATGAGCAAAATTTTATTCATAGAAGATGAGGCAGCTATCCAAAAAACGCTTGGTGAGTCGTTGCGCTCAAGAGGTTTTGATGTGAAGTCAGCGCTTGATGGCGAAATAGGTCTCCGCTTGGCGAAGAGCGAAAAGCCGGACTTAATTCTTTTAGACCTGATATTGCCCAAAAAACACGGGTTAGAAGTTTTAGAGGAGTTGAGGAAAGATGAAACCACATCAAATATTCCGGTAATGATACTAACTAATTTGGAAAACGCCGGAGAGGTTGAAAAAGCAATTGAGCTTGGAGCAACCACTTATTTAGTAAAGGCAAACTACAGCTTGAACGAGGTCATAGAAAAAGTTGAACAAGCCCTGGCAAAAAAAAACATAGACAGCAAGGCATAATTAATTTTTTACTCTGTTTTTTATTATGAAACTTGATGTTAAAAGATTAAAAGCGTTCATTTTAGACGCTGATTTAGTCACAAAAGAGCAATTTAAGAAGGTAGAGCAGATAGCTAAAGCCAATGACCAGAATATAGAGGATGTTCTATCCTCTCATGATTTTATTTCCCCTGACGATTTGGCTCGGCTTAAAGCATATATTCTCGGGATGCCGTTTATTAATTTAGAGCAGTCCATAATCCCAAGCGATGTTTTAGAAATCATTCCAGAACCAATCGCCCGTTCTAACAACATAGTCGCTTTCAGAAAAGACAAGAAAAATTTAGAGGTGGCGATGATTGACCCGGATGACTTACAAACCATAGAGTTTATCAAAAAGAAATCCAACCTGAAAATCCTCCCTCGCCTGACTTCTCCGGAAGGGATTAAGAACGCCTTAGCCCAGTATAGAAAAACTTTAAAAGCGGAATTCCAAGACCTTATAAAAAAAGACGCAAATGGCGTGAAGGTTATTCCTTTTAAAAGAGAATTTGGAGACAAAGAAAAACAAAATCTTAAAAAAGTAGCCGAGGAACTGCCTGTTATAAGAATTGTTGATACTCTTTTAAGGCATGCGGTTTTAGATAGGGCTTCAGATATTCACATAGAGCCGACAGAAAAAGAGGTCTTGGTTCGTTATAGGATTGATGGCATATTGCACGATGCTATGACATTACCCAAGCAAATTGCCCCGGGTATTGTTGCGAGAATTAAGGTTCTTTCTAATCTCAAACTGGATGAGCAACGATTGCCCCAAGATGGACGATTTAAGTTCAAAAGCAATGACGATAAATATTCAGTAAGAGTTTCAGTCCTCCCTGTTTTGACTGGTGAAAAGGTGGTTATGCGACTTTTAGCAGAAGGAGCCAAGGGATATTCGTTGGAAGAATTAGGCCTTAAGGGCGAGGCCTTAGAATACATCCATTCAGCGATTAAGAGACCGACTGGCTTGATTTTAGTGACAGGGCCTACTGGTTCTGGAAAAACCACTACCCTGTATTCAATCTTGGAGATGTTGAATACCCCGGAAATTAATATCTGCACTGTGGAGGACCCTATTGAATACCGGATACCGAGAGTCAACCAAACACAGGTTATGCCGAAAATTGGGCTTACATTCTCTAGTGGGTTAAGGTCTTTATTAAGACAAGACCCTGATATTATAATGGTTGGCGAAATCCGCGACAATGAAACTGCTTCTTTGGCAATAAATGCCGCCCTCACCGGACACCTTGTTTTATCAACACTTCATACAAATGACGCTGCCGGAGCAATTCCAAGATTGATAGATATGAAAATAGAACCGTTCCTAATCGCTTCTACCCTCAATGTTGTTCTTGCCCAGCGGTTGGTCAGGAGATTATGCGCTTCAGGAGAGGAATACGCGCCAAGTCAGACAATTATTAAAAATTTATCCAAGCAATGCGATTGTTCAAGATTTCTCGCCGCCCTAAAAGAAGATAAAATAATAAAACAGAGTCAGAAGCTCACAGATATCAATTTTTATCATCCCAAAAAGAGCAAGTCGTGTCCGGAAGGATATAAAGGCAGGAGCGGTATTTTTGAGGTCTTGCCCATCACCGAGTCAATCAAGAGATTGATTGATGAAGGCGTTTTTTCAGAAAAAATAAAAGACCAGGCCATTAAAGAGGGAATGAGAACAATGGTGGAAGATGGTTTGGTTAAAGCAGCCCAGGGCATTACGACCATAGAAGAGGTGCTGAGAGTAATAATGGAATAACTCAAAATTTATGTCTGTCTATTCATATACTGCAAAATCGTTCAGCGGGAAAAGCAAAAAAGGAACAGTAGAGGCCAAGAGTAAAAAAGAATTGGCAAGCATGCTTAAGCAGGATGGGTTTTTTTTGATTTCAGCGGAAGCTGGGAAAGCGCCGAATAAGAAGATAAAAATTTCTTTAGGCATAAAATATGTTTCTCTTACAGAGAAACTGATGGCAACAAGGAATCTGCAGGTGATGATTGCTGCGGGAGTCCCTTTGCCAAGGTCATTGGAAATTTTGAGCACTCAGGCGAAGAACAAATATTTTAAGAAGGTTTTAGCCAATATTAAAAATGAGATTATTAAGGGGACAACTCTTTCAGATGCTCTGAAAAAATATCCAAGGGTTTTTCCGGAAATATATTACAGTATGGTTCAAGTCGGAGAGCAAACAGGTAAAATGGAAGAGGTTCTTGATATTCTCGCCATCCAACTTGAAAGAGCTCATGAGTTGAAGTCAAAGGTGATTGGGGCGATGGTTTATCCAGCAGTGATTATTGCAGCAATGCTTGTTATTGGAGTTATTATGTTGGTCAAGGTCGTGCCTCAGCTTAGTAAAACATTTGAGGAGTTGGGAGTAGACCTTCCTCCGATGACATTGCTTGTAATCGGACTCGGGAATTTCTTAGTCAATAGGTGGTATATAGTAATTTTAATATTATTGGTATTGGTCTTTGCAATTATAATTCTAATAAGAAATAAGACCGGCAAGAAGTATTTTGACGCATGGCTTTTGCGAATTCCAGTAATATCAGGGTTAATTAAAAAAATTAATTGCGCC
This genomic window from Patescibacteria group bacterium contains:
- a CDS encoding metal-sensing transcriptional repressor, which codes for MTTRKERALINFKKTQGLMLKIIKMVETDKYCIDIMQQNLAAVGLLRSAHQMLMENHLNTCFKMAMGTKNEKMKQEKAQEILKVTKLFNK
- a CDS encoding sulfite exporter TauE/SafE family protein; translated protein: MSENIKEHTYHIKGMHCASCEILIEKRLLELENIKSIEASAAKSRALIEHEGERPSPARLNEIFRTEGYIFSDQPEKEMSRFKPREFFITLFWGLLIVAVFIGLNRFGLSGLINVSSKSSLLVFLVFGFMAGISSCAALVGGIILSMSKQWGELYSNTDSWWKKIQPHLIFNAGRIISYSVLGAVLGAIGSRLNFSLSFGSILVMAVSIIMIFLALQMFGFKAFRKFQFTMPKFITRFIADESHFKGRYMPFLMGAFTFFLPCGFTITAQGLALISSSAIQGGLIMLLFAIGTLPMLLMIGLSSVKFSQKPHLSHRFLKIAGILVLFFALYNINSQLNVLGMPSFSDLGANSNQPRAVVKDNGPQKQDGLAPIVDGKQILKMDASSRGYSPSYFKVRAGMPARWEITDKGTSGCTNAIISKNLFDGEIPLTPGQTSIKEFIPGKPGKYKFSCWMGMVSGIIEVIDDGNVVPEYNSLNSNGDSFNPSGAEGSGGSCGSSGACSCGGE
- a CDS encoding heavy metal translocating P-type ATPase, with the translated sequence MEIHLTHQEQRVRVEAAAQAEHAVVEENKNINLIFMKMNQKTILKISGIRCASCVANIENALKKEAGIKSANVNFASEKLYAEFDPIETSIASIQKTIEKLGYMAIEEVTEQETHDHHKDVKAQEIKKLKTRLIFALVFGFPIIYMAMGEMLGLPMPTVFKNYSAIIQFVLATAVIVSCFNIWASGFRKMLGLSPNMDTLIFLGTAVAYFYSLVISILIFLGTKIEANLYYESAAMILVFISFGKYLEAITKGKTSDAIKKLIGLQPKEATTIIGDEEIKIPIFEVKVGDIILVRPGEKIPVDGIVIDGYSGVDEKAITGESIPVEKKKGDEVIGATINKTGVLKFRATRVGKDTMLAQIIEIVEQAMGSKAPIQLLADKVSFYFVPFVIGIAVLSLLVWLLLGQSLAFALTVFVAVLIIACPCALGLATPTAVMMGTGLAAKSGILIKSGKALEIAKNVNIVIFDKTGTLTRGEPSITDIIQVKNEISEDSILQIAASVEKNSEHPLAQAIINKAKEKNLVLSKAEGFQAIPGHGVSAQLSGIKKILFGTRKLMTDNQINPDRIEEKMVVLEDQGKTAMILAQNKEIIGIIAVADTLKDYSKQAVQMLHKMGKGVAMITGDNKRVGQAIAKQVGINRVLSEVLPQEKSAEIKKIQSQGNIVAMVGDGINDAPALAQADLGIALGSGTDVAMETGEIVLIKDDLRDVITAIDLSKYALSKIKQNLFWAFFYNIVGIPIAAGILYPFTGWLLNPAIAAAAMAFSSVSVVSNSLLMKAYKPRIIK
- a CDS encoding HAMP domain-containing histidine kinase, which codes for MAKKFFQFNIFAQCKRYQIPAWQCPEFLFFIMGIIIIISSISFYAIGERYVSDPRIVALIVMIVSMTLLVIAFTITRSFEDLAEANRMKAEFVNIVSHQLRAPLTNLRWATQFLLSEDFSTVAKKLSTGKESEYFDIIKENSYRMEQLIDDLLTITRLKDGRTNSKRTKFSLAGITKGTMEECRAIASASNLSIELNEDKNAPLVFSSYPLIKIVVDNLLGNAINYSNGGGKIAIKIKSLPKKVQFEITDEGIGIPAEDRKYIFEKFFRAKNAVKAEVYGTGLGLFIAKLIIDQMKGRIWFKSQQDKGTTFYFTLPIN
- a CDS encoding response regulator, which encodes MSKILFIEDEAAIQKTLGESLRSRGFDVKSALDGEIGLRLAKSEKPDLILLDLILPKKHGLEVLEELRKDETTSNIPVMILTNLENAGEVEKAIELGATTYLVKANYSLNEVIEKVEQALAKKNIDSKA
- a CDS encoding GspE/PulE family protein, with product MKLDVKRLKAFILDADLVTKEQFKKVEQIAKANDQNIEDVLSSHDFISPDDLARLKAYILGMPFINLEQSIIPSDVLEIIPEPIARSNNIVAFRKDKKNLEVAMIDPDDLQTIEFIKKKSNLKILPRLTSPEGIKNALAQYRKTLKAEFQDLIKKDANGVKVIPFKREFGDKEKQNLKKVAEELPVIRIVDTLLRHAVLDRASDIHIEPTEKEVLVRYRIDGILHDAMTLPKQIAPGIVARIKVLSNLKLDEQRLPQDGRFKFKSNDDKYSVRVSVLPVLTGEKVVMRLLAEGAKGYSLEELGLKGEALEYIHSAIKRPTGLILVTGPTGSGKTTTLYSILEMLNTPEINICTVEDPIEYRIPRVNQTQVMPKIGLTFSSGLRSLLRQDPDIIMVGEIRDNETASLAINAALTGHLVLSTLHTNDAAGAIPRLIDMKIEPFLIASTLNVVLAQRLVRRLCASGEEYAPSQTIIKNLSKQCDCSRFLAALKEDKIIKQSQKLTDINFYHPKKSKSCPEGYKGRSGIFEVLPITESIKRLIDEGVFSEKIKDQAIKEGMRTMVEDGLVKAAQGITTIEEVLRVIME
- a CDS encoding type II secretion system F family protein, with product MSVYSYTAKSFSGKSKKGTVEAKSKKELASMLKQDGFFLISAEAGKAPNKKIKISLGIKYVSLTEKLMATRNLQVMIAAGVPLPRSLEILSTQAKNKYFKKVLANIKNEIIKGTTLSDALKKYPRVFPEIYYSMVQVGEQTGKMEEVLDILAIQLERAHELKSKVIGAMVYPAVIIAAMLVIGVIMLVKVVPQLSKTFEELGVDLPPMTLLVIGLGNFLVNRWYIVILILLVLVFAIIILIRNKTGKKYFDAWLLRIPVISGLIKKINCAYTSITLSALIQGGVPIVTALGISVGAVSNTHFKDALKDAAKKVQKGERLSSAMSKFPNLYPNLFLQMLQVGEETGETSGMLSKLANFFEGQVNNITKNLSSIIEPVLLLFVGAVVAFFAIAMVQPIYSIMSGM